The proteins below come from a single Ictalurus furcatus strain D&B chromosome 27, Billie_1.0, whole genome shotgun sequence genomic window:
- the LOC128602583 gene encoding histone H2B.1, sperm-like, with translation MKAVRSKRKSRAAHPRAKAHLRAHAVYIYKLRRELEPVHCRLVGDSRLAASFHLRRVGLEAARLTISNRRGIITSREISAAMQQLSHRRNTIPMDGA, from the exons ATGAAAGCAGTCCGCTCGAAGAGGAAGTCACGCGCCGCTCATCCGAGAGCAAAGGCCCATCTCCGCGCGCACGCGGTCTACATTTATAAACTACGCAGAGAG CTCGAGCCTGTTCACTGCAGATTGGTGGGGGATTCGAGGCTCGCGGCGTCGTTTCATTTAAGAAGAGTAGGCCTGGAGGCCGCGCGCTTGACTATTTCTAACCGGCGCGGGATCATCACGAGCCGGGAGATCAGTGCGGCCATGCAGCAGCTCTCACACCGCCGCAATACCATCCCTATGGACGGAGCATGA